A genomic region of Pseudomonas abietaniphila contains the following coding sequences:
- a CDS encoding type 1 glutamine amidotransferase domain-containing protein: protein MKILMVLTSHDQLGDTGKKTGFWLEEFAAPYYAFVDANAEITLSSPKGGQPPLDPKSDEPDAQTEATRRFSKDREAQAALANTVPLSEIDPYDFDAVFYPGGHGPLWDLAEDTDSKTLIEAFYAANKPVAAVCHAPGVLKNVNAPDGHPVVKGKKVTGFTNSEEEAVGLTQVVPFLVEDMLRAKGGNYSKAADWASYVVEDGHLITGQNPASSEAVAQALLKRLKQEQSA, encoded by the coding sequence ATGAAAATCCTCATGGTGCTTACCTCTCACGACCAGCTTGGCGACACTGGCAAAAAGACCGGCTTCTGGCTGGAAGAGTTTGCGGCCCCGTATTACGCATTCGTCGACGCCAACGCCGAGATTACCTTGTCTTCACCCAAGGGCGGACAGCCGCCCTTAGATCCTAAAAGCGACGAACCCGATGCCCAGACCGAGGCCACCCGCCGTTTCAGCAAGGACCGCGAGGCACAGGCCGCATTGGCCAATACCGTGCCATTGAGCGAGATCGACCCCTACGATTTCGATGCGGTGTTTTACCCCGGCGGCCATGGCCCTCTGTGGGACCTGGCCGAAGACACAGACTCCAAAACGCTGATCGAAGCGTTCTATGCGGCCAACAAGCCGGTTGCCGCCGTGTGCCATGCGCCGGGCGTATTGAAGAACGTCAACGCCCCGGATGGCCATCCGGTGGTGAAGGGCAAGAAGGTCACCGGATTTACCAACTCTGAGGAAGAGGCGGTCGGGTTGACTCAGGTCGTGCCCTTTCTCGTCGAAGACATGCTACGGGCCAAAGGCGGCAATTACTCCAAGGCCGCAGATTGGGCCAGCTACGTGGTGGAAGACGGGCACCTGATCACAGGTCAGAATCCAGCGTCGTCGGAGGCGGTGGCTCAAGCACTGCTCAAACGCCTGAAACAGGAACAATCAGCCTGA
- a CDS encoding ATP-binding protein, translated as MLRDTARATIGAEGVAVVIENDGRCFYVAEDAISPLWQGQSFLLDHCISGWAMRRCETVAIRDVRLDPRIPKEAYAPTFVRSVVMVPIGKPVPVAALGAYWSQVRDHDPDTVKRLESLARLATIAIENARLTQARNRGAAVAAAQNRILALAVGETALDVTLDAIVREVDALSTSGFSGSILLLNEDAQRVEHCAGPSLPHAYIDLIKGIALGSPTGRHAAKPVADLINAACWREFRDLGAGHGLHVRWSIPIRSAQGAMLGAFVLYHPEQREPMPADIEIIDFVVQTVGLVVHRARADSAIRISEARLRLAVDHADVGFWDVDFVQNTLVWPSQTKAMFGISADVPVTLQDFYDGLHPEDRDATIEAFTAAADPERRALYDVDYRTIGREDGIVRWVAAKGRGVFDAAGRCLRVTGTAIEITPRKAAEEKLRELNATLEGRIAQAIAEREEAQKALRQSQKMEAMGQLTGGVAHDFNNLLTPIVGTLDMLQRRGVGGEREQRLISGAVQSAERAKTLVQRLLAFARRQPLRTVPVDVAKLVSDMGDLVASTTGPQIKVVVDVPEDLPPAIADLNQLEMALLNLSVNARDAMLEGGTMRISASTERVGVEHRSKLPPGEYLCLSVADTGIGMDAATLARAVEPFFSTKGVGKGTGLGLSMVHGLASQLNGALTIQSAPGLGTNVELWLARSTTGPAPALRIMEAVEPQLTRGLALLVDDEELVRTSTSYMLAELGYRVVEAASGEEALELIEAGEAFDLLVTDHLMPGINGTDLARVVRTSRPGTAILLVSGYAEREGLDPDLPRLTKPFRKNELAASLSQLCGESRDNA; from the coding sequence GTGCTGAGAGACACGGCGCGCGCCACGATAGGCGCGGAAGGCGTCGCGGTCGTCATCGAAAATGATGGACGCTGCTTTTATGTTGCCGAGGACGCTATTTCGCCTCTCTGGCAAGGTCAGAGCTTTTTGCTTGACCACTGCATCTCAGGTTGGGCGATGCGTCGCTGCGAGACGGTAGCGATCCGTGACGTGCGACTCGATCCACGTATTCCCAAGGAAGCCTACGCGCCGACCTTCGTTCGCAGCGTGGTGATGGTGCCCATCGGCAAACCTGTTCCGGTTGCGGCGCTTGGCGCGTACTGGTCGCAAGTGCGCGACCACGACCCCGACACCGTCAAACGGCTGGAAAGTCTGGCGCGACTGGCGACGATCGCCATCGAGAATGCGCGCCTGACCCAGGCGCGTAATCGCGGGGCGGCCGTGGCGGCTGCACAGAACCGGATTCTGGCACTGGCCGTAGGAGAAACAGCCCTCGACGTTACGCTGGATGCGATCGTTCGTGAGGTGGACGCGCTATCCACGTCGGGCTTTTCAGGCAGCATCCTGTTGTTGAATGAAGACGCGCAGCGCGTGGAGCATTGCGCGGGTCCGAGCCTGCCCCACGCTTACATCGACCTCATAAAGGGCATCGCCCTCGGCTCGCCGACGGGTCGCCATGCGGCCAAGCCGGTGGCTGATCTCATCAATGCTGCATGCTGGCGCGAGTTTCGGGATCTGGGCGCAGGCCACGGGCTGCACGTGCGCTGGTCAATCCCGATCCGTTCTGCGCAAGGCGCCATGCTGGGCGCTTTCGTCCTGTACCACCCTGAGCAGCGCGAGCCGATGCCGGCGGATATCGAGATCATTGACTTCGTGGTTCAAACAGTCGGGCTGGTCGTGCATCGTGCTCGAGCCGACTCCGCGATCCGGATCAGCGAAGCGCGATTGCGTCTGGCCGTTGACCATGCCGATGTGGGTTTCTGGGATGTGGATTTCGTTCAGAACACCTTGGTCTGGCCGTCACAAACCAAAGCGATGTTCGGCATCTCGGCTGATGTGCCGGTCACGTTGCAAGACTTCTACGACGGATTGCATCCCGAGGATCGGGACGCGACGATTGAAGCCTTCACGGCAGCCGCTGACCCTGAGCGTCGCGCCCTCTACGACGTCGACTATCGCACGATTGGCCGGGAGGACGGCATTGTGCGCTGGGTTGCGGCCAAGGGGCGGGGCGTTTTCGATGCGGCCGGCCGCTGCTTGCGCGTCACCGGCACTGCGATCGAGATCACCCCGCGCAAGGCTGCCGAAGAGAAGCTGCGAGAACTCAATGCCACGCTTGAAGGCAGGATTGCGCAAGCCATTGCCGAACGGGAAGAGGCTCAAAAAGCGTTGCGTCAGAGCCAGAAGATGGAAGCCATGGGGCAGCTCACGGGCGGCGTGGCCCACGATTTCAACAACCTGCTCACCCCGATTGTCGGCACCCTCGACATGCTTCAGCGACGAGGCGTCGGCGGCGAACGAGAGCAGCGGCTTATTTCTGGCGCGGTGCAATCGGCTGAACGTGCGAAGACACTCGTGCAAAGGTTGCTTGCCTTCGCACGTCGTCAACCGCTGCGTACGGTTCCCGTCGACGTGGCGAAGCTGGTCAGCGATATGGGCGATCTCGTGGCCAGCACGACCGGCCCGCAAATCAAGGTTGTCGTCGATGTGCCAGAGGATCTGCCTCCCGCCATTGCAGATTTGAACCAGTTGGAAATGGCCCTTCTCAATCTCTCCGTCAACGCGCGGGACGCGATGCTCGAGGGGGGGACGATGCGCATCTCTGCCAGCACCGAGCGGGTCGGCGTGGAGCACCGTTCCAAGCTTCCGCCGGGGGAATACCTGTGTCTGTCTGTCGCGGACACCGGCATTGGCATGGACGCGGCGACGCTCGCGCGCGCGGTTGAGCCCTTCTTTTCCACCAAGGGTGTCGGCAAAGGCACCGGCCTGGGGCTTTCGATGGTGCATGGGCTGGCATCGCAGCTCAACGGTGCGCTTACGATTCAGAGCGCACCCGGTCTCGGCACGAACGTGGAGCTATGGCTTGCGCGCAGCACAACCGGGCCGGCGCCGGCGTTGCGCATCATGGAGGCAGTGGAGCCTCAGCTGACACGCGGGCTCGCGCTGTTGGTCGACGATGAAGAACTGGTGCGTACCAGTACGTCGTACATGCTGGCCGAGCTGGGTTATCGCGTGGTCGAGGCGGCCTCAGGCGAGGAAGCGCTCGAGCTGATAGAGGCCGGGGAGGCGTTCGACCTGCTTGTAACAGACCATCTCATGCCGGGCATCAACGGCACCGACCTGGCCAGGGTGGTCCGTACCTCCAGGCCGGGAACCGCGATCCTGCTGGTCTCCGGCTATGCAGAACGAGAGGGGCTTGACCCTGATCTTCCGCGGCTCACCAAGCCGTTTCGCAAGAACGAGCTCGCGGCAAGCCTTTCGCAGCTCTGTGGCGAGTCCCGTGACAATGCCTGA
- a CDS encoding diguanylate cyclase domain-containing protein: MKPPLDPEQLLAINEQLVLGMLRIQNEVEATDKTLREIFRVASLDELTGLPNRRELRTRLQQTLDHAQQSGERFALLFLDLNDLKQINDAFGHEAGDAVLIEAARCLTECVRDHDTVARYGGDEFVILLTRCVSHAEALAVADDIIQRLRNPRLINEHQLFISMSIGISIYPQDGADARALIASADAAMYRVKRARLASAPSQDLQMSQMRAANSALVMAALDAQLSQQRAEATLQQEKFILAKVAHELRAPLAPLCLSTEMLSRVEQKALPRLHEVIARQIEHLTRLVDDLVDVTRVRSGKMHLRRTTVELSTVIRQAIDVCTPAMNARLQMLELHSPSSVLYVDGDPLRLTQVFTNLLGNACKFSLTTGVITLSLSAVDGWAQVEIADNGVGISPEALPTIFEPFVQDPHSRSVNSKGLGIGLTVVRELVEAHGGCVVAHSGGLGLGCAFTVRLPLAELSLLIGEA, from the coding sequence ATGAAACCTCCCCTTGACCCCGAACAGCTGTTGGCCATCAACGAACAACTCGTACTGGGCATGCTGCGGATTCAAAACGAGGTAGAAGCGACCGACAAAACCTTGCGGGAGATATTTCGCGTCGCCAGTCTCGACGAGTTAACCGGCTTGCCTAATCGTCGGGAGCTTCGAACACGACTGCAGCAGACCCTCGATCACGCGCAACAGTCCGGTGAACGCTTTGCGTTGCTGTTTCTGGATCTGAACGATTTAAAGCAGATAAACGACGCCTTCGGTCATGAGGCCGGGGATGCCGTGCTCATCGAAGCGGCGCGCTGCCTGACTGAGTGCGTTCGCGATCACGACACGGTCGCGCGATACGGCGGCGACGAGTTCGTCATCCTGCTCACCCGCTGCGTTTCCCACGCTGAGGCGTTGGCCGTCGCCGATGACATCATCCAGCGCCTGCGCAATCCCAGGTTGATCAACGAGCATCAGCTGTTCATCAGCATGAGTATCGGCATCAGCATTTACCCACAGGACGGCGCCGATGCCCGAGCTCTGATCGCTAGCGCCGATGCTGCAATGTACCGGGTCAAACGCGCAAGGCTTGCAAGCGCTCCCAGCCAAGACCTGCAAATGTCTCAGATGCGCGCGGCTAACAGCGCGCTGGTCATGGCTGCTCTGGACGCCCAGCTGTCGCAACAGCGTGCCGAAGCCACGCTGCAGCAGGAGAAATTTATCCTGGCCAAGGTCGCCCACGAATTGCGCGCGCCCCTGGCGCCGCTTTGCCTGAGCACAGAGATGCTCAGCCGTGTCGAACAAAAAGCGTTGCCACGGTTGCATGAGGTGATCGCAAGGCAGATAGAGCACTTGACCCGACTGGTTGACGATCTGGTCGACGTCACTCGAGTCCGTTCGGGAAAGATGCATCTGAGACGGACGACGGTGGAACTGTCGACGGTCATTCGGCAGGCGATCGATGTGTGCACACCTGCGATGAACGCGAGGCTCCAGATGCTTGAACTCCACTCGCCGAGCAGTGTGCTGTACGTCGATGGCGATCCGTTGAGACTCACCCAGGTGTTCACCAACCTGCTAGGCAACGCCTGCAAGTTTTCGCTGACCACCGGGGTGATTACCCTGTCGCTCAGCGCTGTCGACGGCTGGGCACAGGTGGAAATTGCAGACAATGGCGTGGGTATTTCCCCAGAAGCGCTGCCGACCATTTTCGAGCCGTTTGTCCAGGACCCACACTCACGAAGCGTTAACAGCAAGGGCTTGGGGATCGGATTGACGGTAGTACGCGAACTGGTTGAGGCGCATGGTGGCTGCGTGGTCGCCCATAGCGGCGGACTGGGGTTGGGCTGCGCCTTCACCGTACGGCTGCCACTTGCGGAGCTCAGTCTATTGATCGGCGAGGCATAA
- a CDS encoding DUF3509 domain-containing protein, with protein MTNHFDRLTSAFAGFQTSTRNRPDGGVLFEIKDGSGSTITRAISHMQLHNALQMEWLISSIRRDMAVTPENLPAITALQSQQRFDMPTYVSR; from the coding sequence GTGACTAATCATTTCGATCGACTGACCTCCGCGTTTGCAGGCTTTCAGACCAGTACCAGAAATCGGCCTGATGGCGGCGTGTTATTTGAAATCAAAGATGGCAGCGGAAGCACAATTACCCGGGCGATTTCGCATATGCAGCTCCACAACGCCCTTCAGATGGAGTGGTTAATCAGCTCTATTAGACGTGATATGGCAGTGACGCCCGAGAATTTGCCTGCGATCACGGCGCTTCAGAGTCAACAACGGTTCGATATGCCTACCTACGTATCGCGATAA
- a CDS encoding SDR family NAD(P)-dependent oxidoreductase, with the protein MFNDLRGHVALVSGAGSEGGIGFAIARRLGDLGAKLIITGSSARIHDRVADLSAAGYEVEGRAADLTDQSQVIELVTWSESLWGRVDVLVNNAGMAMQGDAEPFSEVAGMSLEVWNASIARNLTTAFLLTRSVLPGMQRRRYGRIINISSTTGTRVSNPGEAAYAAAKAGMVGMNMSLALEVAPYGVTVNAVAPGWIATLSSSPEELAAAEYVPVGRAGRPDEVAAAVAFLASPESSYITGELLVVDGGNCLTENKSPR; encoded by the coding sequence ATGTTCAATGATTTGAGGGGCCACGTCGCGCTGGTCAGTGGGGCGGGCAGCGAGGGGGGAATTGGGTTCGCCATCGCCAGGCGGCTTGGCGATCTTGGCGCAAAGCTGATCATCACCGGCAGTAGTGCTCGCATCCATGACCGCGTCGCGGACCTGAGCGCGGCGGGTTATGAAGTGGAAGGTCGCGCTGCAGATCTTACAGATCAGTCCCAGGTCATCGAACTGGTGACGTGGTCTGAATCACTCTGGGGACGAGTGGATGTGCTGGTGAACAACGCAGGCATGGCGATGCAAGGCGATGCCGAGCCCTTCTCTGAAGTGGCTGGCATGAGTCTTGAGGTGTGGAACGCTTCGATTGCCCGTAATCTGACCACCGCGTTTTTGCTGACCCGCTCTGTGTTGCCGGGAATGCAGCGTCGACGATATGGCCGCATCATCAACATCAGTTCCACAACCGGCACCCGAGTGAGTAATCCTGGCGAGGCCGCCTATGCCGCAGCGAAAGCGGGAATGGTGGGGATGAACATGAGCCTTGCTCTGGAAGTTGCGCCTTATGGCGTCACGGTGAACGCTGTTGCTCCCGGGTGGATCGCAACGCTGTCCAGTTCACCGGAGGAACTGGCCGCTGCGGAGTATGTTCCGGTCGGGCGCGCGGGTAGGCCGGACGAGGTAGCCGCGGCCGTCGCCTTCCTCGCATCCCCTGAGTCCAGCTATATCACCGGCGAGTTGCTCGTGGTCGACGGTGGCAACTGTCTCACGGAGAACAAGAGCCCGCGTTAG
- a CDS encoding nuclear transport factor 2 family protein, giving the protein MNIETLTARLDALESRAAIDRLISAYANAFDRIDVARLRDIWHPDASLDLPGFGTATCRDGILAMAENSWRQMPHMHHWMANPLIEIVGDSATGTVAANCLFHDIEKGPVQVSGLYHDTFERRAGKWAFLSRRFELHYLTPLNDWLPVAGSELFSASQP; this is encoded by the coding sequence ATGAACATCGAAACCCTGACCGCTCGACTCGACGCGCTGGAAAGCCGCGCCGCGATCGATCGATTGATCAGCGCTTACGCGAACGCATTCGACCGCATCGATGTGGCGCGTTTGCGGGACATCTGGCACCCCGACGCCAGCCTCGATCTTCCGGGGTTCGGCACCGCCACGTGCCGTGACGGGATCCTTGCCATGGCTGAAAACAGCTGGCGCCAGATGCCTCATATGCACCACTGGATGGCCAATCCTTTGATCGAAATCGTAGGCGACAGCGCGACCGGAACCGTCGCCGCGAACTGCCTGTTCCATGACATCGAAAAAGGTCCAGTCCAGGTCAGCGGGCTGTATCACGACACGTTCGAACGCCGCGCAGGCAAGTGGGCGTTTCTGTCGAGGCGATTCGAGCTTCACTACTTGACGCCTTTGAACGACTGGCTACCCGTTGCGGGCAGTGAGTTGTTCTCAGCGTCACAGCCCTAA
- a CDS encoding SDR family NAD(P)-dependent oxidoreductase: MSGKFSNQVAVVTGGSTGIGFSIAQALIAEGAKRVYITGRSTDTLEAAVARLGDKAVAVVSDVSRQADLDALKTTIQARGDRLDTVFANAGICEKNPVGDTSEAAYYAMFDVNVKGAFFTVQTLLPLMKDASSIVLTASICSSNGMEGLSLYNASKAAVRSFARTWANELKDRKIRANVLSPGFTRTPLMDNGLKMSESDIATLRQYVEQITPLGYMAQPEEIASAALFLASDDARYVNGVELMVDGGLSQI; the protein is encoded by the coding sequence ATGTCAGGTAAATTCAGCAATCAGGTTGCCGTCGTGACCGGCGGGTCGACGGGGATCGGATTCTCCATCGCGCAAGCCTTGATCGCCGAGGGCGCCAAACGCGTCTACATCACGGGACGGTCAACGGACACGCTGGAGGCGGCGGTTGCCAGGCTCGGCGACAAGGCTGTCGCGGTGGTTTCCGATGTCTCGCGTCAGGCGGATCTCGATGCGCTCAAAACGACAATCCAGGCGCGGGGTGATCGGCTGGACACCGTGTTCGCGAATGCCGGGATCTGTGAGAAAAATCCGGTGGGAGACACCAGCGAGGCGGCTTACTACGCCATGTTCGACGTGAACGTCAAAGGCGCGTTTTTCACTGTTCAAACGCTTCTGCCCTTGATGAAAGATGCTTCGTCCATTGTATTGACCGCCTCGATCTGCTCCAGCAACGGCATGGAAGGACTGAGCCTGTACAACGCTTCCAAGGCGGCGGTGCGATCGTTTGCACGCACGTGGGCCAACGAGCTCAAGGACCGTAAAATTCGCGCGAACGTGTTGAGCCCTGGCTTCACCCGCACGCCGCTGATGGACAACGGGCTGAAAATGAGCGAGAGCGACATCGCCACACTGCGCCAATACGTCGAGCAAATCACGCCATTGGGTTACATGGCGCAACCTGAGGAGATCGCCAGTGCGGCACTGTTTCTGGCCTCCGACGACGCCAGATACGTGAACGGCGTCGAGCTGATGGTCGATGGCGGTTTGTCGCAAATCTGA
- a CDS encoding MFS transporter, whose product MSQIEIEAPEPRRWLMFAILLVGAFLPPLDFFIVNVALPSIQEDLGTASSAEQLVISSYATLYAVTLITGGRLGDLYGRGRMFFLGLLGFAAASLMCGLAASPWTLILGRALQGVTAAVMAPQALASVQAIFPASERPLALSLYGAVFGLASVIGQALGGVLIAVDVLGLGWRAIFLVNLPIALLVIAFGIPVLKENRAVHASKLDLVGTALSMLTLTALIVPLIEGREAGWPLWAWLSLAAAPVLAVLFWRYETRLHLAGGTPLLDPAALKAPGLGKALLVALCFYAIGVFFLLFSMYLQGALQMTALRAGLIFLPFGAGFLIGPLSVPHLRRILGEYVNAVGMGLEVFGFLWMGWLVSVTPATLAPPLTSLAAILFVIGSGQGLALPTLMRMVTGRVAPAYAGMIAGITSATLQISTSLSVALIGGVFYTLLGEQATAVSIAHAFTISALCIAACLAVGASLSLTLARQPTQVSKASAVRST is encoded by the coding sequence ATGTCTCAAATCGAAATCGAAGCGCCCGAGCCTCGGCGCTGGCTGATGTTCGCCATCTTGCTGGTAGGTGCGTTTCTGCCGCCCCTGGATTTTTTTATCGTTAACGTCGCGCTGCCCTCGATACAGGAAGATCTGGGTACAGCGTCGTCAGCCGAGCAGCTTGTCATCTCTTCCTACGCGACGCTTTACGCCGTGACGCTGATCACCGGCGGGCGACTCGGCGATCTGTACGGTCGCGGCCGGATGTTCTTCCTCGGACTGCTGGGCTTCGCCGCCGCGTCACTGATGTGCGGCCTGGCGGCTTCGCCCTGGACCCTCATCCTCGGGCGCGCCTTGCAGGGCGTGACCGCTGCCGTGATGGCGCCTCAGGCGCTCGCATCGGTGCAGGCGATTTTTCCGGCGTCGGAAAGGCCATTGGCACTGAGTCTGTACGGGGCCGTGTTTGGACTGGCGTCGGTGATCGGTCAGGCGCTGGGCGGCGTTTTGATTGCAGTCGACGTGCTGGGTTTGGGATGGCGGGCAATATTCCTGGTCAACCTGCCCATCGCGTTGCTGGTCATTGCGTTCGGCATCCCGGTGCTCAAAGAAAACCGTGCCGTGCACGCGAGCAAGCTGGACCTGGTGGGCACGGCGTTGTCGATGCTGACCCTGACCGCCCTGATCGTGCCGTTGATTGAAGGCCGCGAAGCCGGATGGCCGCTGTGGGCGTGGCTGTCGCTCGCCGCAGCCCCCGTGCTGGCGGTGTTGTTCTGGCGCTACGAGACCCGCTTGCACCTGGCCGGCGGGACGCCCCTCCTCGACCCCGCCGCACTGAAAGCGCCTGGCCTGGGCAAAGCGCTGCTGGTCGCGTTGTGCTTCTACGCAATCGGCGTGTTTTTCCTGCTGTTTTCGATGTACCTGCAAGGCGCACTGCAGATGACCGCACTGCGTGCTGGCCTGATCTTCCTGCCGTTCGGCGCGGGATTCCTGATCGGCCCCCTGTCGGTTCCTCACCTCAGGCGCATCTTGGGAGAATACGTAAACGCGGTCGGCATGGGGCTGGAAGTATTCGGATTCCTATGGATGGGCTGGCTCGTGTCAGTGACACCCGCTACCCTCGCCCCGCCCCTCACGTCCTTGGCGGCCATCCTGTTCGTGATCGGGTCAGGACAAGGGCTGGCGCTGCCGACGTTGATGCGCATGGTCACGGGCCGGGTCGCGCCAGCGTATGCCGGGATGATCGCAGGCATCACCAGTGCAACGTTGCAAATCAGCACATCGCTGAGCGTCGCACTGATCGGCGGTGTCTTTTATACCTTGCTGGGGGAACAGGCCACGGCGGTCAGCATCGCTCACGCCTTCACGATCTCTGCCCTGTGCATCGCCGCCTGCCTGGCCGTGGGGGCGTCGCTGAGTCTGACCTTGGCGCGGCAGCCAACGCAGGTATCGAAGGCCTCGGCTGTTCGCTCCACCTGA
- a CDS encoding LysR family transcriptional regulator — MDWSDMRIFLAIARSGSLGGAARQLGVSHPTVGRRLQVLEQTSGQPFFLRTAQGLVLTDSGERILSLAQDMEDSALAIERRLAGHGDQPEGLLRISSADWFACHVLSPVISELVRRYPLIVPEVIAGHRLFDLARRDADIAFRIVPFTEPDIVHRKLTTLPYGLYAAVHAPAPHRDGEGMGLILMNVAQAHYPDVQWLQHRYPLARTVFTSSSRTVQAQMCAKGLGVAVLPRVLGDSVPGLRLLDEDEPPPGRDIWMGYHQDMRQMDRLRALADLASSMIGEG; from the coding sequence ATGGACTGGAGTGACATGCGGATCTTTCTGGCGATTGCCCGCAGCGGCTCGCTAGGGGGCGCCGCCAGGCAGTTGGGCGTCAGTCACCCGACGGTTGGCCGGCGCTTGCAGGTGCTTGAACAAACCAGTGGGCAACCCTTTTTTCTGCGCACTGCCCAGGGGTTGGTGCTTACGGACAGTGGCGAGAGGATTCTCAGTCTGGCGCAGGACATGGAGGACAGCGCTCTGGCCATCGAGCGTCGTCTGGCGGGGCATGGCGATCAACCCGAAGGCCTGTTGCGCATATCCTCAGCCGACTGGTTCGCCTGCCATGTGTTATCGCCGGTCATCAGCGAACTGGTGCGGCGGTATCCGCTGATCGTTCCCGAAGTCATCGCCGGACACCGGCTGTTCGACCTTGCCCGCCGGGATGCCGACATCGCCTTCCGGATCGTGCCCTTCACCGAGCCCGACATCGTCCACCGCAAACTGACAACCCTGCCGTACGGGCTGTACGCCGCTGTGCATGCGCCAGCGCCGCACCGGGATGGCGAAGGCATGGGCCTGATCCTCATGAACGTCGCCCAGGCCCATTACCCGGACGTGCAATGGCTGCAGCACCGCTATCCCCTGGCGCGTACCGTGTTTACCAGCAGCAGTCGGACGGTGCAGGCGCAGATGTGCGCGAAGGGGCTCGGCGTTGCCGTATTACCTCGTGTTCTCGGCGACTCAGTGCCAGGACTGCGACTGCTGGATGAGGACGAGCCGCCGCCAGGGCGGGACATCTGGATGGGGTATCACCAGGACATGCGCCAGATGGACCGGCTGCGCGCGCTGGCCGACCTCGCCTCCAGCATGATCGGCGAGGGGTAG
- a CDS encoding NAD(P)-dependent oxidoreductase — protein sequence MNIGFIGTGSMGRAMIPLLIDAGHRVSAWNRSQETLATLDGVHVLASPAAAFQQDVVISMLADDHAVRTVLLASGILDSADKGCIHIVMSTLSPTLMKELQDIHHANGIALVAAPVFGVPAVATKGEVNIMAAGSSTAIATVQPLFDVLGKQTWRMGDDPVHASIAKIAGNMMVTQAIQSLGEASALAGRHGLSPATFIDLMTQTLFASPSYQRYGQNIVNGSFEPGFTLSLGLKDINLAIDAARRVNLKLPAANAVRANMTAAVARGLGHKDWSIFATETIAR from the coding sequence ATGAACATCGGCTTTATCGGAACAGGCAGCATGGGGCGCGCCATGATTCCCTTGCTTATCGACGCCGGGCATCGCGTCTCGGCGTGGAATCGTAGTCAGGAAACCCTGGCGACGCTGGATGGCGTGCACGTGCTCGCCTCCCCCGCCGCCGCATTTCAGCAGGACGTCGTGATCAGCATGCTCGCCGACGATCACGCCGTCAGAACGGTGCTGTTGGCTTCCGGAATTCTGGACAGTGCCGACAAAGGCTGTATTCACATTGTGATGTCGACGCTCTCTCCTACGCTGATGAAAGAGCTGCAGGACATCCATCATGCCAACGGCATCGCGCTGGTCGCGGCGCCGGTTTTCGGCGTGCCAGCGGTGGCGACAAAGGGCGAAGTGAATATCATGGCGGCCGGGTCGTCGACGGCGATTGCGACGGTGCAGCCCCTCTTCGACGTGCTGGGAAAACAGACCTGGCGGATGGGCGACGATCCTGTGCACGCAAGCATTGCCAAGATCGCCGGGAACATGATGGTCACCCAGGCCATCCAGTCCCTGGGCGAGGCCAGCGCCCTGGCCGGGCGTCATGGGCTGAGCCCGGCCACATTCATTGACCTCATGACCCAGACCCTGTTTGCCTCGCCCAGCTACCAACGCTATGGACAGAACATCGTCAATGGCTCCTTCGAGCCGGGCTTCACATTGTCGTTGGGTCTCAAGGACATCAACCTCGCCATCGATGCAGCCCGTCGCGTAAACCTGAAATTGCCCGCTGCCAATGCGGTGCGGGCAAACATGACGGCAGCCGTGGCCAGAGGGCTGGGGCACAAGGATTGGTCGATTTTTGCCACCGAGACGATTGCCCGCTAA
- a CDS encoding GGDEF domain-containing protein produces the protein MKDRTAELEDLNRRLEEISRKDALTGLANRRHFDEVKEREFRSARERRAPLSVLMCDVDYFKRYNDALGHGEGDECLRIVAQVIHSVSSRKANLAARYGGEEFVVLLPGTADEEACLLAHTIRAQLMARGVPHPASPISGVVTLSIGVASLNVCTMNSFDELLKHADDALYHAKKLGRDRVSVYPPKT, from the coding sequence GTGAAGGACCGAACGGCCGAGCTTGAAGACCTCAATCGCCGCCTTGAAGAGATCAGTCGCAAGGACGCTTTGACCGGATTGGCCAACCGTAGGCATTTCGACGAAGTGAAGGAACGCGAGTTCCGGTCTGCCAGGGAGCGAAGGGCACCTCTCTCCGTTCTCATGTGCGACGTTGACTACTTCAAGCGTTATAACGACGCCCTTGGCCATGGAGAGGGTGACGAATGTTTGCGAATTGTCGCTCAGGTCATCCACTCGGTATCGAGCCGAAAGGCGAACCTCGCTGCTCGATACGGCGGAGAAGAGTTCGTTGTGCTGCTGCCCGGCACGGCGGATGAAGAGGCCTGCCTCTTGGCACACACGATTCGAGCGCAGCTGATGGCGCGGGGTGTTCCTCATCCCGCATCACCGATATCGGGCGTGGTGACTTTGAGCATCGGGGTTGCCAGCCTGAATGTTTGCACCATGAACAGTTTTGATGAGCTGTTGAAACACGCCGACGATGCGCTGTATCACGCTAAAAAACTGGGGCGTGACAGAGTCAGCGTTTACCCTCCCAAAACCTGA